The following are encoded in a window of Lacinutrix sp. WUR7 genomic DNA:
- a CDS encoding T9SS type B sorting domain-containing protein, with product MKYKLFLIIVLYAVFSFSQCFDCGQNIGGWADDHARDLVKASDGIILSSVLNNYDEGLIEKYDFNCNLIWSIELLTDNSNFGLRVYKTAIDENDNIYAIIDNPYNTLGIQTFNGNQIPYGMNVIKIDSNGIVQWISFLNYGGQVGMHYWNGNLFIVGGYITKMDTDGNLLNELQIGSLGSSIYASEIDNNGNIYYTSSPSNSNLNYLTKINSNLEIQWENRFNNDNNSRFSPTKVYYNETNNKLYIWGRHALATTILGVNFPASNCGSNQTSSFVIELSTNDGSLENHFIFDNCGPSGSSGNGITNVFEKGFMTHKDNKLYVLSCFRGDVMLGNNNLFSVNSNGVINRNLVLYYIDLNDFSSTLLLTSAGDNYWPGVAFNDFPASIAIEDNDIYLSSTFMSHPMEINGVNIANNSGNNARDVMLFKYKLDQNDISSVLSSENTCINDASIFSLAGVFDSVAWDFDDPASGLNNISNLNAPSHTFSSIGNYNVTVLVTCGTESETISLEVVISDSPTVNQIGDLYSCEDTFGSQISSSFDTASIASDLIGNQTGLSIQYFDGNGYELPSPLSNPMSNSILGQETIIARIANTDNITCYTEVSFDLIVEDLPEIFQIADIHECDAGNGFAEFDLSNVSGPLTANSSSLNVSFYDSDNNVIPGNSLQTYSNMYPNEDFVVARVANGINPCFSETTIRLVVDPLPIANTVNTLYACDDNADGISEYFNTSNIENQVLNGQTGMHVTYYLESGTPLPSPLPNPFTNNIPNNQNIIVRVTNINTTCYKETTLELQTITQPNINQPDNLYACNQGDGYTEFDTALLEEQIIGSQTGLTIHYYDASNIELSSPLPTLFQNTEPYQQTIYVKIEDASNTLCFSETSFDLIVNKLPEADLEESYFICNLEPSMVLSVDSNYSSYQWQFEDGTIVSSSSTAEIINEGNYVLTVTNLENNIICENVFSFNLIRSVLPEIQNVNHGELGNNYMEIIASGDGDFEYSINGVHYQNSNYFSNVEGGTYTVFVKDKDGCGQDSTEITIIDYPKLFTPNNDRYNDYWQIEGVTKFPNATILIFDRYGKIIKQLSTSSLGWDGTFNGNPLNTNDYWFTVDLGNGKSFSGHFTLKR from the coding sequence ATGAAATATAAATTATTTTTAATTATAGTACTATACGCTGTTTTTTCTTTTTCACAATGTTTTGATTGTGGGCAGAATATTGGAGGATGGGCAGATGATCACGCTCGAGACTTGGTTAAAGCTTCAGATGGAATTATCCTATCTAGTGTATTAAATAATTATGATGAAGGACTTATCGAAAAATATGATTTTAACTGTAACTTAATCTGGTCAATAGAATTACTAACAGACAATTCTAATTTTGGTTTACGTGTTTACAAAACAGCTATTGATGAAAATGACAATATTTACGCAATTATAGATAATCCTTATAATACTTTAGGCATTCAGACATTTAATGGAAACCAAATTCCGTATGGAATGAATGTTATTAAAATTGACAGTAATGGAATTGTTCAATGGATTAGTTTTCTTAATTACGGAGGGCAAGTTGGTATGCATTATTGGAATGGTAATTTGTTTATTGTAGGAGGTTACATCACCAAAATGGATACGGATGGCAATTTGTTAAATGAATTACAAATAGGAAGTCTAGGGAGTTCTATTTATGCGTCTGAGATTGATAATAATGGAAACATTTACTATACTAGCTCGCCTAGTAATAGTAACCTTAATTATCTTACCAAAATAAATTCGAATTTAGAAATACAGTGGGAAAACCGATTCAATAATGATAATAATTCTAGATTCTCTCCTACAAAGGTTTATTATAATGAGACTAATAACAAGCTGTATATTTGGGGAAGACACGCATTGGCTACAACAATCTTGGGTGTGAATTTCCCAGCTAGTAATTGTGGTTCTAATCAAACAAGCAGTTTTGTTATAGAGTTAAGTACAAATGATGGTAGTTTAGAAAATCATTTCATTTTTGACAATTGTGGACCTTCGGGTTCTTCTGGAAATGGAATTACTAACGTTTTTGAAAAAGGATTTATGACTCATAAAGATAATAAGTTATATGTACTATCTTGTTTTAGAGGCGATGTAATGTTAGGAAACAATAATTTGTTTTCCGTAAATAGTAATGGCGTTATTAATAGAAATTTAGTTCTTTATTATATTGATTTAAATGATTTTAGTTCAACCTTATTATTAACTTCTGCTGGAGATAATTATTGGCCTGGGGTTGCTTTTAATGATTTTCCTGCATCTATAGCTATAGAAGATAACGACATTTATTTAAGTTCTACATTCATGAGCCATCCGATGGAAATAAATGGTGTAAACATTGCCAATAATAGTGGTAATAACGCAAGAGATGTCATGCTCTTTAAATATAAATTAGACCAAAATGATATTAGTAGTGTTCTTAGTTCTGAGAATACATGCATTAATGATGCTAGTATTTTTTCTTTAGCAGGAGTTTTTGATTCAGTAGCTTGGGACTTTGATGATCCTGCATCTGGTTTAAATAATATCTCTAATTTAAATGCGCCGAGCCATACCTTTTCAAGTATAGGGAATTACAACGTTACTGTATTAGTTACTTGTGGAACGGAATCTGAAACTATATCTCTGGAAGTTGTTATTAGCGATAGTCCTACAGTGAATCAAATAGGGGATTTGTATAGCTGTGAAGACACTTTTGGAAGTCAAATATCTAGTTCTTTTGACACGGCTAGTATTGCAAGTGATTTAATTGGAAATCAAACAGGTCTATCTATTCAATATTTTGATGGAAATGGATATGAATTGCCAAGTCCTCTTTCAAATCCAATGTCAAACTCTATATTAGGTCAAGAAACAATAATTGCAAGAATAGCTAATACTGATAATATTACATGTTATACTGAAGTCTCATTCGATTTAATTGTTGAAGATCTTCCCGAAATTTTTCAAATTGCAGACATTCATGAATGTGATGCTGGTAACGGTTTTGCTGAGTTTGATTTGTCAAATGTAAGTGGTCCTCTTACCGCTAATTCATCGAGTTTAAATGTGTCTTTTTATGACAGTGATAATAATGTGATTCCCGGAAACTCATTACAAACGTATTCCAATATGTATCCTAATGAAGATTTTGTTGTGGCAAGAGTGGCAAACGGTATCAACCCTTGTTTTTCGGAAACAACTATTCGTTTAGTGGTTGATCCATTACCTATAGCAAATACTGTTAACACCTTATATGCATGTGATGATAATGCAGATGGTATATCCGAATATTTTAATACATCAAACATAGAAAACCAAGTTCTAAATGGGCAAACAGGAATGCATGTAACGTATTATTTAGAAAGTGGTACGCCATTACCAAGTCCGCTACCAAATCCGTTTACAAACAACATCCCAAATAATCAAAATATAATTGTGCGAGTTACTAATATAAATACCACTTGTTACAAGGAAACCACTCTGGAATTACAAACTATAACACAACCAAATATTAACCAACCAGATAATTTATATGCTTGTAATCAGGGAGATGGTTATACCGAATTTGATACTGCTTTATTAGAAGAACAGATTATTGGTAGTCAAACTGGATTAACGATACATTATTATGATGCTAGTAATATTGAATTATCAAGTCCGCTACCCACTTTATTTCAGAATACAGAGCCATATCAACAGACTATTTATGTGAAGATTGAAGATGCGTCGAATACCTTATGTTTTTCGGAAACATCCTTTGATTTAATAGTAAATAAACTTCCAGAAGCGGATTTAGAAGAAAGCTATTTTATCTGTAATTTAGAACCTTCTATGGTGTTATCTGTAGATTCAAATTATTCTTCTTATCAATGGCAATTTGAAGATGGAACTATAGTTTCTTCTTCCTCTACGGCAGAAATAATAAATGAAGGAAACTACGTTTTAACTGTTACCAATTTAGAGAACAATATTATTTGTGAGAATGTATTCTCTTTTAATTTAATTCGCTCTGTTTTGCCGGAGATACAAAATGTAAACCATGGGGAATTAGGAAACAATTATATGGAGATAATCGCGTCTGGTGATGGTGATTTTGAATATTCCATTAATGGTGTTCATTATCAAAATAGTAATTATTTTTCTAATGTAGAAGGAGGTACTTATACCGTATTTGTAAAAGATAAAGATGGTTGCGGACAGGATTCTACAGAAATAACCATTATTGATTATCCGAAACTATTTACTCCTAATAATGATAGATATAATGATTATTGGCAAATAGAAGGAGTTACTAAATTTCCTAATGCTACAATATTGATATTTGATAGATACGGAAAAATAATAAAACAACTTTCGACAAGTAGTTTGGGTTGGGATGGAACTTTTAATGGAAATCCATTGAATACAAATGATTATTGGTTTACAGTAGATCTTGGGAATGGTAAATCTTTCTCAGGACATTTTACTTTAAAAAGATAA
- the groL gene encoding chaperonin GroEL (60 kDa chaperone family; promotes refolding of misfolded polypeptides especially under stressful conditions; forms two stacked rings of heptamers to form a barrel-shaped 14mer; ends can be capped by GroES; misfolded proteins enter the barrel where they are refolded when GroES binds) → MAKDIKFDIDARDGLKRGVDALANAVKVTLGPKGRNVIISRSFGAPQVTKDGVSVAKEIELEDPLENMGAQMVKEVASKTNDLAGDGTTTATVLAQAIVKEGLKNVAAGANPMDLKRGIDKAVKAIVEDLEKQTQKVGNSSDKIKQVASISANNDDVIGDLIAMAFGKVGKEGVITVEEAKGTDTYVDVVEGMQFDRGYLSPYFVTDSDKMITDLENPYILLYDKKVSTMKDLLPVLEPVAQSGKPLLIIAEDVDGEALATLVVNKLRGSLKIAAVKAPGFGDRRKAMLEDIAILTGGTVISEERGFTLENTTLEMLGTAERITIDKDNTTVVNGAGEKSLIKNRVNQIKSQVETTTSDYDKEKLQERLAKLAGGVAVLYVGAASEVEMKEKKDRVDDALHATRAAVEEGIVAGGGVALVRAKKVLEKITTENLDETTGVQIVNRAIEAPLRTIVENAGGEGSVVINKVLEGKKDFGYDAKTDQYVDMLKAGIIDPKKVTRIALENAASVAGMILTTECALIDIKEDTPAGMPGGMGGGMPGMM, encoded by the coding sequence ATGGCAAAAGACATAAAATTTGACATAGATGCACGCGACGGTTTAAAACGTGGTGTAGATGCATTAGCAAACGCAGTAAAAGTAACACTAGGTCCTAAAGGACGAAACGTAATTATTAGTAGAAGTTTTGGTGCTCCTCAAGTAACTAAAGATGGAGTTTCTGTTGCAAAAGAGATTGAATTAGAAGATCCTCTTGAAAATATGGGAGCGCAAATGGTAAAAGAAGTTGCAAGTAAAACAAATGATCTTGCAGGTGATGGTACTACTACAGCAACGGTTCTTGCACAAGCAATTGTAAAAGAAGGTTTAAAAAATGTTGCAGCTGGCGCAAATCCTATGGATTTAAAAAGAGGAATTGACAAAGCAGTAAAAGCGATTGTTGAAGACTTAGAAAAACAAACACAAAAAGTTGGTAACTCTTCAGACAAAATAAAACAAGTGGCTTCTATTTCTGCAAATAACGATGATGTTATTGGAGATTTAATTGCAATGGCTTTTGGTAAAGTTGGTAAAGAAGGTGTTATCACTGTAGAAGAAGCTAAAGGAACAGATACCTATGTAGATGTTGTGGAAGGTATGCAGTTTGATAGAGGTTATTTATCTCCTTATTTTGTTACAGATAGTGACAAGATGATTACCGATTTAGAAAATCCTTACATTTTATTGTATGATAAAAAAGTATCTACAATGAAAGATTTACTACCTGTTCTTGAACCTGTTGCACAATCTGGAAAACCATTATTAATTATTGCAGAAGATGTAGATGGTGAAGCACTTGCTACTTTAGTAGTAAATAAATTACGTGGTTCTTTAAAAATTGCAGCAGTTAAAGCTCCTGGTTTTGGAGACAGACGTAAAGCAATGTTAGAAGATATCGCTATCTTAACTGGTGGAACTGTTATTTCTGAAGAAAGAGGATTTACTTTAGAAAACACAACATTAGAAATGCTTGGTACTGCAGAACGCATTACAATAGATAAAGACAACACTACTGTTGTTAATGGAGCAGGAGAAAAAAGTTTGATTAAAAACAGAGTAAATCAAATTAAATCACAAGTAGAAACTACAACTAGTGATTATGATAAAGAAAAACTTCAAGAACGTTTAGCGAAACTTGCTGGAGGTGTTGCTGTACTTTATGTTGGTGCTGCTAGTGAAGTTGAAATGAAAGAAAAGAAAGACCGAGTAGATGATGCTTTACATGCTACACGTGCAGCTGTAGAAGAAGGTATTGTTGCTGGTGGTGGTGTTGCTTTAGTGCGCGCTAAAAAAGTACTAGAAAAAATTACTACTGAAAACTTAGACGAAACAACTGGTGTACAAATTGTAAACAGAGCAATTGAAGCTCCTTTACGTACCATTGTAGAAAATGCAGGTGGTGAAGGAAGTGTTGTTATAAACAAAGTATTAGAAGGTAAAAAAGACTTTGGTTACGATGCTAAAACAGATCAATATGTAGATATGCTTAAAGCTGGAATTATAGATCCTAAAAAAGTAACTAGAATCGCATTAGAAAATGCTGCTTCTGTTGCTGGAATGATCTTAACTACAGAATGTGCTTTAATAGATATTAAAGAAGATACTCCTGCTGGAATGCCAGGAGGAATGGGTGGCGGTATGCCAGGAATGATGTAA
- a CDS encoding co-chaperone GroES, which produces MSKVNIKPLADRVLIEPLPAETQTASGLFIPDSAQEKQHKGTVIAIGSGKKDEPLTVKVGDTVLYGKYSGNELKLDGHDYLMMREEDIMAII; this is translated from the coding sequence ATGAGTAAAGTAAACATCAAACCACTTGCAGATCGCGTTTTAATAGAACCACTTCCGGCAGAAACTCAGACAGCATCAGGTTTATTTATTCCAGATTCAGCTCAAGAAAAACAACATAAAGGTACAGTTATAGCAATTGGATCAGGTAAAAAAGACGAACCTCTAACTGTAAAAGTTGGAGATACTGTTCTTTACGGAAAATATTCAGGAAACGAATTAAAATTAGATGGTCATGACTATTTAATGATGCGTGAAGAAGATATTATGGCTATTATCTAG
- the secG gene encoding preprotein translocase subunit SecG — protein sequence MFTVFLILIVVVAFLLVVVIMVQNPKGGGLSSSFGGGGTQQLGGVQKTTDFLDKSTWTLATILIVLILVSNVAINDGTTTTESKALDTDNIVQPIEVPTAPAQTEDTAK from the coding sequence ATGTTTACAGTATTTTTAATATTAATAGTAGTGGTAGCATTTTTGCTAGTTGTAGTAATAATGGTACAAAACCCAAAAGGTGGCGGATTATCTTCATCCTTTGGTGGTGGTGGAACACAACAGTTAGGTGGTGTTCAAAAAACAACCGACTTTTTAGACAAAAGCACATGGACGCTTGCAACTATTTTAATTGTATTAATTTTAGTTTCTAACGTTGCCATTAACGATGGAACAACAACTACAGAATCTAAAGCTTTAGATACAGATAACATTGTACAACCAATAGAAGTACCAACAGCTCCTGCTCAAACAGAAGATACTGCAAAGTAA
- a CDS encoding LptE family protein has protein sequence MLKTKHIFLLLLTTTFFACGPYSFTGASIASNVKTFQVNYFQNNAILVEPGLNRDFTIALQDLITNQTNLSLVNSNADLIYEGEIIEYRISPTTATSENTAAQNRLTIGVNVRFFNKKNEEDDFEQRFSFYYDYGGSEQLTGTIKTTAFEEIFERLTQDIFNASLAKW, from the coding sequence ATGTTAAAAACAAAACACATATTCCTTTTACTACTAACAACCACCTTTTTTGCATGTGGACCATACTCCTTCACAGGAGCTTCGATAGCTTCGAACGTAAAAACATTTCAGGTAAATTATTTTCAAAACAATGCTATTCTAGTAGAACCAGGTTTAAATAGAGATTTCACTATAGCATTACAAGATCTAATCACCAACCAAACCAATTTAAGTTTGGTGAATTCTAATGCAGATTTGATTTACGAAGGTGAAATTATAGAATATAGAATTTCTCCAACCACAGCAACTTCGGAAAACACAGCAGCACAAAACCGTTTAACTATAGGTGTAAACGTGCGCTTTTTTAACAAAAAAAACGAAGAAGATGATTTTGAGCAACGCTTCTCTTTTTACTATGATTATGGAGGAAGCGAACAACTTACAGGCACGATAAAAACAACAGCTTTTGAAGAAATATTTGAACGTTTAACACAAGATATTTTTAATGCATCACTAGCAAAGTGGTAG
- a CDS encoding sigma-54-dependent Fis family transcriptional regulator encodes MESIQATKQRFGIIGNDPTLNRAIEKAIQVAPTDISVLVTGESGVGKESIPKIIHSLSHRKHGKYIAVNCGAIPEGTIDSELFGHEKGAFTGATSTRNGYFEVADGGTIFLDEVGELPLTTQVRLLRVLENGEFIKVGSSKVQKTDVRIVAATNVNMFEAIKKEKFREDLYYRLSTIEIHLPALRERKEDIHLLFRKFASDFALKYKMPTIKLTEDAIPVLLKFRWSGNIRQLRNVAEQISVLEKNRTINAEVLQGYLPTGTTNLPAVIKNTKAESDFSNEREILYKVLFDMKADLNDLKKLTMELMKNGNATEVQEKNEGLIQKIYGNEEDTDYEEEEKEDLKVLSISQNANPETLQDASDKYHFAEEIEEEETLSLHDKELELIKKSLERHQGKRKLAAAELGISERTLYRKIKQFDL; translated from the coding sequence ATGGAATCCATTCAAGCAACAAAACAACGTTTCGGTATTATTGGTAACGACCCAACACTTAATCGTGCCATAGAAAAAGCCATTCAAGTAGCACCAACAGATATTTCGGTTTTAGTAACTGGAGAATCTGGTGTTGGTAAAGAGAGTATTCCCAAAATTATACATTCGCTTTCACACAGAAAGCATGGTAAATATATAGCAGTAAACTGTGGAGCAATCCCGGAAGGAACCATAGACTCTGAACTTTTTGGTCACGAAAAAGGAGCGTTTACAGGAGCAACATCGACCAGAAATGGGTATTTTGAAGTCGCAGATGGAGGAACCATTTTTTTAGATGAAGTTGGCGAGCTACCATTAACTACACAAGTACGTTTACTTCGTGTTCTTGAAAATGGCGAATTTATAAAAGTAGGTTCTAGTAAAGTACAAAAAACAGATGTCCGTATTGTTGCAGCGACAAACGTAAATATGTTTGAAGCTATTAAAAAAGAAAAATTTAGAGAAGATTTATATTATAGATTAAGTACTATTGAGATTCACCTTCCAGCACTTCGGGAACGTAAAGAAGACATACATTTACTATTTAGAAAATTTGCTAGTGACTTTGCATTAAAATACAAAATGCCAACTATTAAATTAACAGAGGATGCGATACCTGTATTGTTGAAATTTAGATGGTCTGGTAACATTAGACAATTACGTAATGTTGCAGAACAAATTTCGGTTTTAGAGAAAAATCGTACCATAAATGCCGAAGTACTTCAAGGGTATTTACCAACAGGAACCACCAACCTACCTGCTGTTATAAAAAACACCAAAGCAGAAAGTGATTTTAGTAATGAGCGCGAAATATTGTACAAGGTTTTATTTGATATGAAAGCAGATTTAAACGACCTTAAAAAGCTTACTATGGAACTCATGAAAAATGGTAACGCAACAGAAGTACAAGAAAAAAACGAAGGTTTAATTCAGAAGATATATGGTAACGAAGAGGATACCGATTATGAAGAAGAAGAAAAAGAAGATTTAAAAGTACTTTCTATTTCGCAAAATGCAAATCCAGAAACTCTTCAAGATGCATCGGACAAGTATCATTTTGCAGAAGAAATTGAGGAAGAGGAAACACTTTCGTTACACGATAAAGAATTAGAATTAATTAAAAAATCATTAGAACGTCATCAAGGAAAACGCAAGTTAGCAGCTGCAGAACTTGGTATAAGCGAGCGTACTTTATATAGAAAAATAAAACAATTCGATTTGTAA
- the miaB gene encoding tRNA (N6-isopentenyl adenosine(37)-C2)-methylthiotransferase MiaB: MEKTIDENKQGENLVIENKEGNKKKLFIESYGCAMNFSDSEIVASILSDQGYNTTQNLEDADLVLVNTCSIRDKAEQTVRKRLEKYNAIKRDTNPNMKVGVLGCMAERLKSKFLEEEKIVDLVVGPDAYKDIPNLLAEVEDGRDAINVILSKEETYGDISPVRLNTNGVTAFVSITRGCDNMCTFCVVPFTRGRERSRDHQSIIEEINDLWSRGYKEITLLGQNVDSYLWYGGGLKKDFVKATDMQKATAVNFSKLLELCAQAQPKMRIRFSTSNPQDMTLDVVETMAKYNNICNYIHLPVQSGSNRILKEMNRQHTREEYIDLINNIKQILPECTISQDMITGFPTETEEDHQDTLSLMKEVRYAFGYMFAYSERPGTMAERKLEDDIPLEVKKRRLQEVIDLQLEHSFDKTKSFIGKTVEVLIEKEARKGDQDWSGRNDQNLLCVFPKDKYKVGEFVNVKIIRATKTTLIGEPVGYSENN, encoded by the coding sequence ATGGAAAAGACAATAGACGAAAACAAACAAGGTGAAAATCTTGTTATAGAAAATAAAGAAGGGAACAAAAAAAAGCTTTTTATTGAAAGTTACGGCTGCGCTATGAATTTTAGCGACAGTGAAATTGTAGCTTCCATACTTTCTGACCAAGGATATAATACCACACAAAACCTAGAGGATGCCGATTTGGTTTTGGTGAATACCTGTTCTATTCGAGATAAAGCAGAACAAACCGTTAGAAAACGCTTAGAAAAATACAACGCCATAAAACGCGATACCAACCCAAATATGAAAGTTGGTGTTTTAGGTTGTATGGCAGAACGTTTAAAAAGCAAGTTTCTAGAAGAAGAAAAAATTGTAGACCTTGTTGTTGGTCCGGATGCATACAAAGACATTCCTAACCTTCTTGCAGAAGTAGAAGATGGTAGAGACGCTATAAACGTTATCTTATCTAAAGAAGAAACCTACGGTGATATTTCACCGGTACGTTTAAACACAAATGGTGTTACAGCTTTTGTTTCTATAACACGTGGTTGTGATAATATGTGTACCTTCTGTGTGGTTCCTTTTACTAGAGGAAGAGAACGTAGTAGAGATCACCAAAGTATTATTGAAGAAATTAACGATTTATGGAGCAGAGGCTACAAGGAAATCACTTTACTCGGACAAAACGTAGATAGTTACCTTTGGTATGGTGGTGGTTTAAAAAAGGATTTTGTTAAAGCTACAGATATGCAAAAAGCAACTGCTGTAAACTTCTCAAAGCTTTTAGAATTATGTGCACAAGCACAACCAAAAATGCGAATTCGTTTTTCTACTTCTAATCCGCAAGACATGACGCTAGATGTTGTAGAAACCATGGCGAAATACAATAACATTTGCAACTATATACATTTACCGGTACAGAGTGGAAGCAACCGTATTTTAAAGGAAATGAACAGACAACATACTCGTGAAGAGTATATTGATTTGATAAACAATATCAAACAAATCCTTCCAGAATGTACCATTAGTCAAGATATGATTACAGGTTTCCCAACAGAAACTGAAGAAGACCATCAAGACACCTTAAGCTTAATGAAAGAAGTAAGATATGCCTTTGGTTATATGTTTGCGTATTCGGAAAGACCGGGAACTATGGCCGAACGTAAATTGGAAGATGATATTCCTTTAGAAGTTAAGAAAAGACGTTTACAGGAAGTTATCGATTTACAATTAGAACATAGTTTCGATAAGACAAAATCCTTTATCGGAAAAACCGTGGAAGTTTTAATCGAGAAAGAAGCTAGAAAGGGAGACCAAGATTGGTCTGGACGAAACGATCAGAATTTACTTTGTGTGTTCCCAAAAGACAAGTATAAAGTTGGCGAGTTTGTAAACGTGAAAATTATACGTGCTACAAAAACCACTTTAATTGGTGAACCTGTTGGTTATTCTGAAAATAATTAA